One genomic segment of Vibrio sp. SCSIO 43136 includes these proteins:
- the glpE gene encoding thiosulfate sulfurtransferase GlpE — translation MESFQHIDVKAAQQMVAEQQAVMVDIRDPQSFAISHPSDAFHLTNDSIVEFMQQYDFEHPVLVMCYHGVSSQGAAQYLINQGFEQVYSVDGGFAEWQKHQLPVQGQ, via the coding sequence ATGGAATCGTTTCAACATATTGATGTAAAGGCTGCGCAGCAGATGGTTGCTGAGCAACAAGCGGTGATGGTGGACATTCGTGACCCACAGTCTTTTGCCATTAGTCACCCAAGTGATGCGTTTCATTTGACCAACGATTCGATCGTCGAGTTTATGCAGCAGTATGATTTTGAACACCCTGTCTTGGTCATGTGCTACCACGGTGTCAGTAGCCAAGGGGCGGCACAGTATTTGATTAACCAAGGTTTTGAACAGGTTTATAGTGTGGATGGCGGATTTGCTGAGTGGCAAAAACACCAACTTCCTGTGCAAGGCCAATAA
- the glpG gene encoding rhomboid family intramembrane serine protease GlpG, which yields MQRLFVLDNPRLGQAFIDYMASRQIELNMMPEGGGQFALWLMDDQYLVEAQAELKHFLANPQAAKYQAASWDMAETRTSNFHYQTPSLLKMVKAKAGPLTLLIMVVAMAVFGLQQFGFGREVFTALHFPAYAEQKLELWRWVSHAVLHFSVTHIVFNLLWWWQFGGDIEQKLGSGKLLQLFLLSGAVSGAGQFWFEGANFGGLSGVVYALLGYIWMLTWRAPEKGVIVAKPIVGFMLVWLVLGYAQSFMAIANTAHLLGLLSGIALGLWDTNSTSKRA from the coding sequence ATGCAGCGACTGTTTGTGCTTGATAATCCTCGTTTAGGTCAGGCATTTATTGATTACATGGCTTCACGTCAGATTGAACTCAACATGATGCCCGAAGGTGGTGGTCAATTTGCGTTGTGGTTGATGGACGATCAGTACCTAGTTGAAGCTCAAGCAGAACTGAAGCACTTTCTCGCCAATCCACAAGCTGCCAAATACCAGGCGGCATCGTGGGATATGGCAGAAACGAGGACCAGTAACTTTCACTACCAAACGCCAAGCCTGCTTAAGATGGTGAAAGCCAAAGCGGGGCCATTGACCCTGTTGATTATGGTGGTTGCCATGGCTGTGTTTGGTCTCCAGCAGTTTGGGTTTGGTCGAGAAGTATTTACTGCGTTGCATTTTCCTGCATACGCTGAGCAGAAACTAGAGCTGTGGCGCTGGGTTTCTCATGCTGTGCTGCATTTCTCCGTCACTCACATCGTGTTTAATTTATTGTGGTGGTGGCAGTTTGGAGGTGATATCGAGCAAAAGCTTGGTAGTGGCAAACTGCTGCAACTGTTTTTGTTGTCAGGTGCGGTCTCTGGTGCGGGTCAGTTTTGGTTCGAAGGGGCTAATTTTGGTGGGCTGTCTGGCGTCGTTTACGCTTTGCTCGGTTACATCTGGATGTTGACCTGGCGAGCACCTGAGAAGGGTGTCATCGTCGCTAAGCCGATTGTAGGCTTTATGTTGGTTTGGTTGGTGCTTGGATATGCTCAATCTTTCATGGCAATAGCCAACACCGCCCACCTATTGGGACTGCTGAGTGGTATCGCTTTAGGGTTATGGGATACAAACAGCACGTCAAAGCGTGCCTGA